The Candidatus Hydrogenedens sp. genome has a segment encoding these proteins:
- a CDS encoding dockerin type I domain-containing protein, which yields MVNNVGLKKYCYLFVISGVVCAFIFSGQFEQGYGSGDLNNDGRIDVIDLNLLHHSLLNGEVTGVSVKDQNGDGKVDVIDLQLLLNRLSRKWQEKGKGKPAHEAVLNVLSRYCQSNKENIVKHQFSVINNIEQGSKKLCTIFREKTQISGKEPYFLLGFLCHAPPVS from the coding sequence GTGGTAAATAATGTGGGATTGAAAAAATATTGTTATTTGTTCGTCATTAGTGGGGTTGTGTGTGCATTTATTTTTTCGGGGCAATTTGAGCAGGGATATGGTTCAGGAGACCTAAATAATGATGGGCGGATAGATGTAATTGACCTTAATTTATTACATCATTCCTTGTTAAATGGTGAGGTAACAGGAGTATCCGTTAAAGACCAGAATGGTGACGGTAAAGTAGATGTTATAGATTTGCAACTTTTACTGAATCGTTTAAGTAGGAAATGGCAAGAAAAAGGTAAGGGGAAACCTGCTCATGAAGCGGTATTAAATGTTTTGAGCAGATATTGCCAGAGTAATAAGGAAAACATAGTAAAGCATCAATTTTCAGTTATTAATAATATAGAGCAGGGTTCAAAAAAATTATGCACAATTTTTAGGGAGAAAACACAGATATCGGGAAAAGAGCCCTATTTTTTGTTAGGTTTTCTTTGTCATGCCCCACCTGTTAGTTAA